ACACTATTAAAGCGTTTTGATTTTTCCCTGCTTTTTTCCTGAGGAAACTCCAATAATTATTATTAATTTTGCAATATATAGCAAAGTAAAAATGGAAGATAAGATTAAGATAGTGATTGTAGATGACCATGAGATTTTCAGGGGAGGACTTAAACTACTTATCAACCGCTTGAAAAATGTAAAGGTCATAGCCGAAGCAAGCAATGGAAAAGAATTCCTCGACCTGCTTGAATTCAACATACCCGACATTGTTCTGATGGATATTGAAATGCCAGTTATGAATGGCATCGAAGCCACAAAAAAAGCTATTGAACGCTATCCCGAACTTAAAATCATTGCATTGACCATGTTCAATGATGAAGAATATGTTGAAAATATGATAGAGGCAGGAGTAAAAGGATTTCTTTTGAAAAACATTAATAAAGATAATCTCGATAAAGCTATACAATCCGTAATTTCAGGAAACAATTATTATTCTGAAGAACTTTTCAAATATTTTACAAAAAAGATTTCTCATACAGATAAAAAAGAAACCCCTGAAATAAAACTTACGCAACGCGAAATTGAAATTATAAAACTTTCCTTTGAAGGCCTCAACAATAAAGAGATTGCAGATAAACTGTTTATAAGTGAAAGAACGGTTGTTGGGCATAAATCAAATCTACTTTCAAAAACAGGATGCAAAAGCACAATCCATCTTTTAGCTTATGTAATAAAAAATAAACTGATCAACTTATAAACAAAAAAAACCAATACTTTTACGCAATTCATCTTCCTGATTTTACTGCTTACCCCCTTTCTTTTCTTCTCATATTTACACTAAAAATCCCTACCTAACTACCTTACACAATAGTTACGGCAGCTATAATTTTGTTTTCGAATTCCGAGCGTCATGGAAAAGAAAATAAAAATAATAGTAACCGACAGCAACCATATATACCGTGAAGGGTTAAAGATAGCGCTCTCAAAAATTAAAAGAGTAGAAATTGTAGGCGAAGCTGCCAGCGGATGTGAACTCCTGGAACTTCTTTCCAATATTTCGCCCGACCTTATTTTACTGGATACCGAAATGCCCGGAACCAATGGAATAAATCTATGTAAGACCATTGCGGGGAACTACCCTTCCACGAAAGTAATTGCCATAACAATCTTTGATGACTTAAACTATCTCGCTTCTATAATCAATTCGGGCGTTAATTGCTTCCTGCAAAAAAACACTTCACGTAAAGAGCTTGAAAGGGCTATTAATGTTGTGATCGACGGACAAATATTTTTCCCGATACATATAAATCAATTTAATAACAATTTAAATTTCACGATTATGAAAACTTCTAAAATTTTATTAGTAGACGATGATATAGATATCATCAATGTACTACAGGCTATATTAAGCAAAAACGGCTACAATGTAGTAACAGCAAACAACAAAGCAGAAGGTATGCGAAAATTTCGCGATGAGAAACCCGATCTTGCAATATTAGATGTAATGATGACTACTCATTACGAAGGTTTTGAAATGGCAAAAGAAATAGAAGATGACCCTACAGTAAAAAAGATCCCTATCATTATGCTTACATCTATCGACATCCTGATCACAAGCAAACCGGATGTTCAGGCAATGGCAAGGGAATTCAGAAAAAATCCCGGATTCAAAGACCTTCATGTTCTGCTTGTAAAAGATATTGTAAGCAACAACGCTGGTATTGATTATCTAAGTGAAAAAGGCGAAACCGTATGGTTTCCTGTTGACGGATTCATCAAAAAACCGGTGGATGCAGGAAAAATAATCCCGGAAGTAAAACGACTATTATCCAAATAACTGGTATTACTATCAATAATTTCAACAGCTATGCAAAAAGAAATAAATAAAATTTTGTCAGGATACCCAAACTCTGGGCAGGAAAACCTGATACCTATTTTACAGGACATACAGCAAGGTATAGGTTATCTTTCTGAAGAAGCTGTTATAAAAGTCGGTGAACATCTTGGATTGCCGGTAAGTAAGATATTCAGTGTTGCCACATTTTACAACCAGTTCCGGTTCGAGCCCAAAGGAAAATATCATATAATGGTATGCCGCGGAACAGCCTGCCATGTACTTGGATCATCAACAGTACTTAAAGAAATAGAAAAAAAACTGAAAATAAAAGAAGGGCAAACCACACGCGACGGACTGTTCAGTATTGAAATTGTTGCCTGTATCGGCGCATGTGGACTGGCTCCGGTAATAAATATCAACGGACAATTCTTTGCAAAAGTTACAACCGATTCTTTAACAGAAATCATTGAAAGTTTCAGAAATAAGGAGAAAGAATCATGAAAGCCATTAGCGATAAAAACAAACAGGATTTGATTGTAAAACTTCTT
This DNA window, taken from Bacteroidales bacterium, encodes the following:
- a CDS encoding response regulator transcription factor, which translates into the protein MEDKIKIVIVDDHEIFRGGLKLLINRLKNVKVIAEASNGKEFLDLLEFNIPDIVLMDIEMPVMNGIEATKKAIERYPELKIIALTMFNDEEYVENMIEAGVKGFLLKNINKDNLDKAIQSVISGNNYYSEELFKYFTKKISHTDKKETPEIKLTQREIEIIKLSFEGLNNKEIADKLFISERTVVGHKSNLLSKTGCKSTIHLLAYVIKNKLINL
- a CDS encoding response regulator, producing the protein MEKKIKIIVTDSNHIYREGLKIALSKIKRVEIVGEAASGCELLELLSNISPDLILLDTEMPGTNGINLCKTIAGNYPSTKVIAITIFDDLNYLASIINSGVNCFLQKNTSRKELERAINVVIDGQIFFPIHINQFNNNLNFTIMKTSKILLVDDDIDIINVLQAILSKNGYNVVTANNKAEGMRKFRDEKPDLAILDVMMTTHYEGFEMAKEIEDDPTVKKIPIIMLTSIDILITSKPDVQAMAREFRKNPGFKDLHVLLVKDIVSNNAGIDYLSEKGETVWFPVDGFIKKPVDAGKIIPEVKRLLSK
- the nuoE gene encoding NADH-quinone oxidoreductase subunit NuoE, coding for MSTAMQKEINKILSGYPNSGQENLIPILQDIQQGIGYLSEEAVIKVGEHLGLPVSKIFSVATFYNQFRFEPKGKYHIMVCRGTACHVLGSSTVLKEIEKKLKIKEGQTTRDGLFSIEIVACIGACGLAPVININGQFFAKVTTDSLTEIIESFRNKEKES